A single Brassica rapa cultivar Chiifu-401-42 chromosome A04, CAAS_Brap_v3.01, whole genome shotgun sequence DNA region contains:
- the LOC103864197 gene encoding mitogen-activated protein kinase kinase kinase 18, translated as MVIKTTAFSQASQLENKKRFLNCLENNPYVVSYYGKKITLDKKSKKMLYNMILEYCRGQCFAKKIKRHKGIGLPEEDVKRFALDILIAKISGFGKTMEKGSSEYGDGWGYRRGTTQFMSPELTRDKILDYGADVWAFGCTVFEMLTGELVWSEHGELVWEDWITLIGVSDMVLYVHNSPLCKQILCDFSSLLMGYSSI; from the exons ATGGTAATCAAAACGACCGCTTTCTCACAAGCTTCACAACTTGAGAACAagaagagattcttaaactGTCTCGAGAATAACCCATATGTTGTATCCTACTATGGCAAAAAGATCACACTCGACAAGAAGAGTAAGAAGATGTTATACAACATGATCCTCGAGTACTGTCGCGGTCAATGCTTCGCTaagaaaatcaaacgccacaaAGGTATCGGGTTACCGGAAGAAGATGTGAAGAGATTCGCTCTCGACATCTTGATTG CGAAGATCTCTGGTTTTGGGAAAACAATGGAGAAAGGGTCGAGTGAATACGGTGATGGATGGGGTTATAGGAGAGGTACGACACAGTTTATGTCGCCAGAGCTTACAAGGGACAAGATTCTAGACTATGGTGCAGATGTTTGGGCCTTTGGATGTACGGTTTTTGAGATGTTGACAGGAGAACTGGTTTGGAGTGAGCATGGAGAGCTTGTTTGGGAAGATTGGATAACTCTCATCGGTGTAAGCGATATGGTTCTATATGTCCATAACTCTCCTTTGTGTAAGCAAATCCTATGTGACTTTAGTTCTCTATTGATGGGATATAGTTCTATATGA